Proteins encoded by one window of Dyella humicola:
- a CDS encoding LysR family transcriptional regulator, with protein MAFDERMLNGMSVFAAVVDSGSFAAAGDVLDMSPPGVSRAIARLEARLGIRLFNRTTRSVALTDEGRRFHAQVLPLLAGLEEAAASAAQGATAVRGRLRVHMDPLFSRLMLGPRLGEFMDAHPDLELELVTRDQLGDLVAEGFDLAIRFGEPPISGLVARKLLDTRILTVAAPSYLRRHGRPGMPQSLEGGAHVCIEFRDSATGRTFPWEFHRKRRTLVVRTAGRLIVNDGGTLHSACLAGYGVAQVMALGTERWLADGQLIELFPDWPDERFPLYALYPSRHHPSAKVRAFLDFVVSMTRAG; from the coding sequence ATGGCCTTCGACGAACGCATGTTGAACGGCATGAGCGTCTTCGCGGCGGTCGTCGACAGCGGCAGTTTCGCCGCTGCGGGCGACGTTCTGGACATGTCGCCACCCGGTGTCAGCCGTGCGATAGCCCGGCTGGAGGCAAGGCTCGGCATTCGCCTGTTCAATCGCACCACGCGTTCGGTGGCACTCACCGACGAGGGCCGTCGTTTCCATGCCCAGGTGCTGCCTCTGCTGGCCGGGCTGGAGGAGGCTGCGGCCAGCGCCGCCCAAGGCGCCACGGCAGTGCGCGGCCGGCTTCGCGTCCACATGGACCCGCTCTTTTCGCGGCTGATGCTCGGTCCTCGGCTGGGCGAGTTCATGGATGCGCATCCGGACTTGGAGCTCGAGCTGGTGACCCGCGACCAGCTGGGTGACCTGGTCGCCGAGGGTTTTGACCTGGCCATACGCTTCGGCGAGCCTCCTATATCGGGCTTGGTCGCGCGCAAGCTGCTGGACACGCGCATCCTGACTGTGGCGGCGCCGTCCTATCTTCGGCGCCACGGACGCCCCGGTATGCCGCAAAGTCTGGAGGGCGGCGCGCATGTCTGCATCGAATTTCGCGATTCGGCCACCGGGCGAACCTTTCCTTGGGAATTCCACCGCAAGCGTCGGACGCTGGTGGTGAGGACGGCGGGCCGGCTGATCGTCAACGATGGCGGTACCCTGCACAGCGCCTGCCTGGCTGGCTACGGCGTCGCCCAGGTCATGGCCTTGGGAACCGAGCGATGGCTCGCCGATGGGCAGCTTATCGAACTCTTTCCCGATTGGCCGGACGAGCGCTTCCCTCTTTACGCGCTGTATCCGTCGCGCCATCACCCGTCGGCCAAGGTGCGGGCCTTCCTCGATTTTGTGGTCTCGATGACGAGGGCCGGCTAA
- the tadA gene encoding tRNA adenosine(34) deaminase TadA codes for MTDDILLSPPPFSAEDEGYMRRALQLAAHARDAENEVPVGAVLVQEGDIIGLGWNRNITLSDPTAHAEIMALRAAGEKLANYRMPGATLYVTLEPCAMCAMALVHARIGRVVYAATDPKTGAAGSVFDTLVSDRHNHRVEVQGGLLAEESSSMLREFFRSRR; via the coding sequence ATGACCGACGACATCCTGCTTTCGCCGCCGCCTTTTTCAGCCGAAGACGAGGGCTACATGCGCCGCGCCCTGCAATTGGCCGCCCATGCACGCGACGCCGAGAACGAGGTGCCTGTGGGTGCCGTGCTGGTGCAGGAAGGCGACATCATTGGCCTGGGCTGGAACCGCAATATCACCTTGAGCGACCCGACCGCGCACGCCGAGATCATGGCCCTGCGCGCCGCTGGCGAGAAACTCGCCAATTACCGCATGCCCGGCGCCACGCTGTACGTGACGCTGGAACCCTGTGCGATGTGTGCGATGGCGCTGGTGCATGCCCGTATCGGGCGCGTGGTGTATGCCGCTACCGATCCCAAGACCGGGGCCGCCGGCAGCGTGTTCGATACGCTGGTTTCGGATCGCCACAATCATCGCGTGGAAGTGCAAGGCGGACTGCTGGCGGAGGAATCGTCCAGCATGCTGCGGGAGTTCTTCCGCTCGCGCCGCTAG
- a CDS encoding CHAD domain-containing protein: MIARLQHRASPSRTSRASARAKSHATPEFERIRQNLDGYLGKAVDARKRLLEQPYDPKQLHAWRVSLRRVTATLNSVTHLSDDGLDDVVCHLRACREATGHCRDVDILAQETLPAFLRECPVIPPPAAMMQQAVAELQGRAHALAIASLKKTSLAIPVQSWRHWAAAIDPPSDRRIRENAAAVIDDRFNAVKKRIAKLNGGRKRLHRLRAAIKKLRYSMELYQHLFPKRAASAWLKQLADLQAHLGRAHDRLMGRDLVATLPLADDDQDPVKAFRRWARKSAYDASSKMTQSLTKLDKLSHYWRKAP, encoded by the coding sequence ATGATTGCCAGGTTGCAGCATCGAGCCTCTCCGTCGCGGACTTCGCGAGCCAGTGCGCGGGCCAAATCGCACGCAACCCCGGAGTTCGAGCGCATCCGCCAGAATCTGGACGGCTATCTGGGCAAGGCCGTGGATGCGCGCAAGCGCCTGCTTGAGCAACCCTACGACCCGAAGCAGCTGCATGCATGGCGCGTCAGCTTGAGACGCGTTACCGCCACGCTGAACAGCGTGACGCATCTTTCCGATGATGGCCTGGACGATGTCGTATGCCATCTACGGGCCTGCCGCGAAGCCACCGGCCACTGCCGCGACGTCGACATCCTCGCCCAGGAGACCCTGCCTGCCTTCCTGCGTGAATGTCCTGTGATACCTCCGCCGGCGGCGATGATGCAGCAAGCCGTCGCCGAGCTGCAGGGCCGGGCGCACGCGCTGGCCATCGCCTCCCTGAAAAAAACCAGCCTGGCAATTCCCGTTCAATCCTGGCGTCACTGGGCAGCCGCCATCGATCCACCGAGCGACCGACGCATTCGGGAAAACGCGGCCGCGGTGATCGACGACCGTTTCAACGCGGTGAAAAAGCGCATTGCCAAGCTCAATGGCGGCAGGAAGCGCCTGCATCGCCTGCGCGCAGCCATCAAGAAACTGCGCTACAGCATGGAGTTGTACCAGCACTTGTTTCCCAAGCGCGCGGCAAGCGCCTGGCTCAAGCAGCTAGCTGACCTGCAAGCTCACTTGGGCCGCGCCCATGATCGACTGATGGGGCGAGATCTGGTCGCCACACTTCCGCTGGCCGATGACGACCAGGACCCGGTCAAGGCGTTCCGGCGCTGGGCTCGGAAGTCAGCCTATGACGCGTCCAGCAAGATGACGCAATCCCTGACCAAGCTGGACAAACTGAGCCACTACTGGCGCAAAGCGCCCTAG
- a CDS encoding NAD-dependent protein deacetylase — protein sequence MRPDPTPNVAGAASLDQDRARLRDFIEAHPRLFVLTGAGCSTDSGIPDYRDTNGGWKRPQPVTYQAFMGERATRQRYWARSLVGWRRFGRARPNATHRALVRLEQQGRVATLLTQNVDGLHQAAGQQKVIDLHGRLDEVRCMACAHRTPREAFQHELVQLNPAWALLDANDAPDGDADLEGRDFSGFQIPPCPSCGGIMKPDVVFFGENVPRDRVDAAITSLNASDAVLVVGSSLMVFSGYRFVAAAARDGKPIAAVNRGHTRADPLLSLKVEQSCAEALAFIA from the coding sequence CTGCGGCCTGACCCCACCCCCAACGTCGCTGGCGCCGCGTCACTCGACCAGGACCGCGCGCGCCTACGCGATTTCATCGAGGCGCATCCGCGCCTGTTCGTGCTGACCGGCGCCGGTTGCAGTACGGACTCCGGCATCCCGGACTACCGCGACACGAATGGCGGCTGGAAGCGGCCTCAACCGGTCACCTACCAGGCCTTCATGGGTGAACGTGCCACACGCCAGCGCTACTGGGCGCGCAGCCTGGTGGGCTGGCGACGCTTTGGTCGTGCCCGGCCCAATGCCACTCACCGTGCGCTCGTCCGCCTGGAGCAACAGGGCCGGGTCGCCACCCTGCTGACCCAGAACGTCGACGGCCTGCACCAGGCGGCCGGCCAGCAAAAGGTGATCGACTTGCACGGCCGGCTCGACGAAGTCCGCTGCATGGCCTGCGCCCATCGCACGCCACGCGAAGCGTTCCAGCACGAACTGGTGCAGCTCAACCCGGCATGGGCCCTGCTCGACGCCAATGATGCGCCCGATGGCGATGCGGATCTGGAGGGTCGGGATTTCTCCGGTTTCCAGATTCCTCCTTGCCCGAGCTGCGGCGGAATCATGAAGCCCGATGTGGTGTTCTTCGGCGAAAACGTGCCGCGCGATCGTGTTGACGCCGCCATCACGTCGTTGAACGCGTCGGATGCCGTGCTGGTCGTCGGCTCGTCGCTGATGGTCTTTTCTGGGTACCGCTTCGTGGCGGCAGCAGCACGGGACGGCAAGCCCATAGCCGCCGTCAACCGCGGGCACACGCGGGCCGACCCCCTGCTTAGCCTCAAGGTCGAACAATCCTGCGCCGAGGCCCTGGCCTTCATAGCCTGA
- a CDS encoding HAD family hydrolase, whose protein sequence is MIELVGFDGDDTLWHSEGYYQSASSAFESILGEYVDLANARLHDRLLSTERRNLKLFGYGAKGMTLSMIESAIEMTASRISAADLHRIIEIGKQVLAHPVDLLPGIRAAVETVAAHHRVVLITKGDLFHQEQKVASSGLADLFHRIEIVSEKDDRAYRRVLGEFDVTPERFAMIGNSLRSDIAPVVQLGGWGIYMPYHVTWAHETDTDFVDHASRVVQVEAPGSIAQALEELQSRAAA, encoded by the coding sequence GTGATTGAGCTGGTTGGTTTCGATGGCGACGACACGCTGTGGCATAGCGAGGGCTACTACCAGTCGGCCAGCAGCGCATTCGAGAGCATCCTCGGCGAGTACGTCGACCTCGCCAATGCGCGGCTGCATGATCGCCTGCTGTCCACCGAGCGGCGCAATCTCAAGCTGTTCGGCTATGGCGCCAAGGGCATGACCTTGTCGATGATCGAATCGGCGATCGAAATGACGGCATCACGCATCAGCGCCGCCGACCTGCATCGCATCATCGAGATCGGCAAACAGGTGCTGGCGCATCCGGTGGACTTGCTACCCGGCATCCGTGCCGCCGTGGAGACGGTGGCCGCGCATCATCGGGTCGTACTGATCACCAAAGGCGACCTGTTCCACCAGGAACAGAAAGTCGCGAGCAGCGGACTGGCCGATCTGTTCCACCGTATCGAGATCGTCTCGGAAAAGGACGATCGCGCCTATCGCCGCGTGCTCGGCGAGTTCGACGTCACGCCCGAACGCTTTGCGATGATCGGCAATTCGCTCCGTTCGGATATTGCACCCGTCGTGCAACTGGGCGGCTGGGGCATCTACATGCCTTATCACGTGACCTGGGCGCACGAGACCGATACCGATTTCGTCGACCACGCATCACGCGTGGTCCAGGTCGAAGCCCCAGGCAGCATTGCCCAGGCGCTCGAGGAGTTGCAGTCCCGTGCTGCGGCCTGA
- a CDS encoding LacI family DNA-binding transcriptional regulator, with amino-acid sequence MRARIEDVARVAGVSPKTVSRVLNNELHVSEKTRARILEVVQSLGYRPHPSARSLASNRSFLVGLLYDNPSPSYMMEVQSGVLEACDARRYSVLMQPVDANDPDFVEQVETLVGGRRLEGLILTSPVSDHPGLLARLREWGIPFASISPRDRDGVGVALDERKAACEMVVHLSSLGHQRIAHIAGHPDHGATTWRLDGYRDGLGQCGLHYDASLVVQGHFTFDSGVSAARDLLGLTAPPTAIFAANDDMAAGVIWACSEAGLSVPRDLSVCGFDDTPMSRQIWPSLSTIRQPCRDMGRIAADQLLRVIRDGVGSMIWQDFSLCLRGSTARAPDPRLGSATP; translated from the coding sequence ATGCGCGCACGCATCGAGGACGTGGCCCGGGTGGCGGGGGTTTCTCCCAAGACCGTCTCGCGAGTGCTCAACAACGAGCTTCATGTCAGCGAGAAAACCCGCGCGCGCATTCTAGAGGTGGTCCAGTCGCTGGGCTATCGCCCGCATCCTTCGGCGCGCAGCCTGGCGTCCAATCGTTCGTTCCTGGTGGGGCTGCTTTACGACAACCCCTCGCCCAGTTACATGATGGAGGTGCAGAGCGGCGTGCTGGAAGCGTGCGACGCGCGGCGCTACAGCGTGCTGATGCAACCCGTCGATGCGAATGACCCCGACTTTGTCGAGCAAGTGGAGACCCTGGTCGGCGGGCGCCGTCTCGAAGGTCTGATTCTCACCTCGCCCGTCAGCGACCACCCGGGCTTGCTGGCCCGTTTACGCGAATGGGGTATACCGTTCGCCAGCATTTCGCCGCGCGATCGCGATGGCGTCGGCGTGGCGCTGGACGAACGCAAGGCCGCATGCGAGATGGTGGTCCACCTGTCCTCGCTGGGGCATCAGCGGATCGCGCATATCGCGGGCCACCCCGATCACGGCGCAACCACGTGGCGGCTCGACGGCTATCGCGACGGACTCGGCCAGTGCGGGCTTCACTACGACGCGTCCTTGGTGGTGCAGGGGCATTTTACGTTCGACTCCGGTGTCTCCGCTGCACGTGACCTGCTTGGGCTGACAGCACCCCCAACGGCGATCTTTGCCGCCAATGACGACATGGCGGCGGGCGTGATCTGGGCCTGCAGCGAGGCGGGTTTATCCGTGCCTCGCGACTTGTCGGTCTGCGGTTTCGACGACACGCCGATGTCGCGGCAGATCTGGCCATCGCTGTCGACCATCCGTCAGCCGTGCCGCGACATGGGACGCATCGCGGCCGACCAGTTGCTGCGGGTCATACGCGACGGCGTTGGCAGCATGATCTGGCAGGATTTTTCCTTGTGCCTGCGCGGCTCGACCGCGCGCGCTCCCGACCCGCGCTTGGGTTCAGCCACGCCATAG
- a CDS encoding glycoside hydrolase family 3 N-terminal domain-containing protein, which translates to MDDVVAYHRLPSLIAKGRPVLLSHTRSSLIAAALASAICGSGPALAVESTTVHPGQWPRATWPFPVDASLEKRVAALMAKMSVEEKVGQLIQADITTVTPDDVRKYRLGSILAGGDSKPHGQRFATPEQWKALSDEFYHASMDTRDGHVAIPLLFGIDAVHGHNDTTGATLFPQNSALGAAHDPALIREIGAATAAEVRATGISWTFAPTIAVPQDLRWGRAYEGYSQDPKLVAEYAAAMVEGLQGKVGTPQFLDSSHVVATAKHFLGDGGTRNGKDEGDTEVSENVLRTLHAAGYPPAIDAGVQTVMASFSSWNGVKMHGNKALLTDVLKGRMDFQGFVVGDWNGHGQVPGCTKEDCPASINAGVDMLMAPDSWRGLYDHTLAEVKSGVIPMARVDDAVARILRVKLRAGLFEAGLPSGQPLATKAAEIVGSPAHRALARRAVRESLVLLKNNDGLLPLDPRKHLLVAGNGADNISRQSGGWTLNWQGAGFKNEDFPGAQSIGAGIAEQVKAAGGSAEIAADGHYTAKPDVAVVVFGEDPYAEFEGDLPNLLYRPGDDRDLALIRHLRGEGIPVVAVFLSGRPLWVNREINAADAFVAAWLPGSEGGGVADVLLRTRDGRVANDFRGRLAYTWPSTAVQGHGAPLFPLGHGLTYADHQTLPRLPEESGITEAPAPTDSYVEHGKPVRGYTLMLTGADGVASAGEAATSVTTDGSLRMTGVDYKAQEDARQFAWGKDGARLAIHAKAPLDLDREATSDSMLVVTLRVDALAKTGAWASMGCGKSCGGHIELGAQLGKVKPGQWTRLGIPLRCFRALGVDMHHIDQPFVLEAAKGTQFAIASVALGNQADQVMDCPR; encoded by the coding sequence ATGGACGATGTGGTCGCTTATCATCGGTTACCCAGCTTGATCGCCAAGGGGCGCCCCGTGTTGCTATCCCATACCCGCTCGTCTCTCATCGCTGCCGCGTTGGCCAGCGCGATTTGTGGTTCCGGTCCGGCGCTCGCGGTCGAATCGACCACCGTGCATCCCGGGCAGTGGCCGCGCGCCACCTGGCCGTTTCCCGTCGATGCGAGTTTGGAGAAGCGGGTCGCGGCCTTGATGGCGAAGATGAGTGTGGAAGAAAAGGTCGGCCAATTGATCCAGGCCGATATCACCACCGTGACGCCGGACGATGTGCGCAAATACCGCCTGGGCTCGATCCTGGCTGGTGGCGATTCCAAACCCCATGGTCAGAGGTTTGCTACGCCCGAGCAGTGGAAAGCACTCTCGGATGAGTTCTACCACGCCTCGATGGATACCCGTGATGGCCATGTCGCCATCCCGCTGCTGTTTGGCATCGACGCCGTGCATGGGCACAACGACACCACCGGGGCCACGCTGTTTCCGCAGAACTCGGCGCTGGGCGCGGCGCACGATCCCGCGCTGATACGCGAAATTGGCGCTGCAACGGCGGCGGAAGTGCGCGCCACCGGCATCTCATGGACGTTTGCCCCCACCATCGCGGTGCCGCAGGATCTACGTTGGGGGCGAGCGTACGAGGGCTATTCGCAAGATCCGAAACTGGTGGCCGAGTATGCCGCCGCCATGGTCGAAGGTCTGCAAGGCAAAGTAGGAACGCCGCAATTTCTCGACAGCTCCCATGTGGTCGCCACCGCCAAGCATTTTCTTGGCGATGGCGGCACCCGGAATGGCAAGGACGAAGGCGATACCGAAGTCAGTGAAAACGTGCTGCGTACCCTGCACGCGGCGGGTTATCCGCCAGCCATCGACGCAGGTGTGCAGACGGTGATGGCTTCGTTCTCGAGTTGGAACGGGGTGAAGATGCATGGCAACAAGGCGCTCCTCACCGATGTGCTCAAGGGACGCATGGACTTCCAGGGTTTCGTGGTCGGCGATTGGAACGGCCATGGCCAGGTGCCTGGCTGCACCAAGGAAGACTGCCCCGCGTCCATCAATGCGGGCGTTGACATGTTGATGGCGCCCGATAGCTGGCGTGGTCTTTACGATCACACGCTGGCAGAAGTGAAGTCGGGCGTGATTCCGATGGCGCGGGTTGATGATGCCGTCGCCAGGATCTTGCGCGTCAAGCTTCGCGCCGGTTTGTTCGAAGCAGGATTGCCATCGGGGCAGCCTCTGGCGACCAAGGCGGCTGAGATCGTCGGCAGTCCGGCGCATCGCGCGCTGGCGCGGCGCGCCGTGCGCGAGTCGCTGGTGCTGTTGAAAAACAACGATGGGCTGTTACCGCTCGACCCTCGCAAGCACCTTCTGGTGGCGGGCAATGGCGCGGACAATATTTCCCGCCAAAGTGGCGGTTGGACGCTGAACTGGCAGGGTGCCGGCTTCAAGAACGAAGACTTCCCGGGCGCACAATCGATCGGTGCGGGTATCGCAGAGCAGGTCAAGGCCGCGGGAGGCTCTGCCGAGATCGCGGCGGACGGGCACTACACGGCCAAGCCTGACGTCGCCGTGGTGGTATTCGGGGAAGATCCTTACGCCGAGTTCGAGGGCGATCTTCCCAATCTGTTGTATCGCCCGGGCGACGATCGCGATCTCGCCTTGATCCGTCATTTGCGCGGCGAAGGCATCCCGGTGGTCGCGGTGTTCCTGAGTGGGCGCCCGTTATGGGTGAATCGCGAGATCAATGCCGCCGATGCGTTCGTGGCGGCGTGGCTACCGGGCAGCGAGGGTGGCGGCGTGGCCGACGTGCTGTTGCGCACGCGTGATGGCCGCGTGGCCAACGATTTCCGCGGCAGGCTGGCCTACACCTGGCCCAGCACCGCCGTGCAGGGCCACGGTGCGCCCTTGTTCCCGCTAGGCCATGGCCTGACTTATGCCGATCATCAAACGCTGCCCAGGCTGCCTGAAGAATCGGGCATCACCGAAGCACCGGCTCCGACGGATAGCTATGTCGAGCACGGCAAACCGGTTCGTGGCTATACGTTGATGCTGACGGGTGCGGACGGTGTTGCGTCCGCCGGGGAAGCAGCGACCTCGGTGACCACGGACGGCAGCTTGCGCATGACGGGTGTCGACTACAAGGCACAGGAAGATGCGCGGCAGTTTGCCTGGGGCAAAGATGGCGCACGTCTCGCGATTCACGCCAAGGCGCCACTTGATCTCGACCGCGAAGCGACCAGCGATTCGATGCTGGTCGTGACCTTGCGCGTCGATGCTCTGGCCAAGACCGGCGCATGGGCCAGCATGGGATGCGGAAAGAGTTGCGGGGGGCACATCGAGCTTGGCGCCCAGTTGGGCAAGGTGAAGCCCGGGCAGTGGACGCGCCTGGGCATTCCCCTCCGTTGCTTCCGTGCGCTCGGCGTCGACATGCATCACATCGATCAACCGTTCGTGCTGGAGGCCGCAAAAGGCACGCAGTTTGCCATTGCCAGCGTGGCGCTGGGAAATCAGGCGGATCAGGTCATGGATTGTCCGCGCTGA
- a CDS encoding group III truncated hemoglobin, translating into MQRLPLNENTIAVLVDRFYDAVRAEPSIGPVFSAAIEDWDEHKQLLTSFWCSVALGTGTYRGFPMAVHRQHSIKAMHFEHWLTLWRVTCADVLEDAAATRMIEYAERIGRSLRYGLGLSGREGARPFSVPIVGG; encoded by the coding sequence ATGCAACGCCTTCCGCTCAACGAAAACACCATCGCCGTCCTGGTCGATCGTTTCTACGACGCCGTTCGCGCCGAACCGTCGATCGGGCCGGTCTTTAGCGCCGCCATTGAAGACTGGGACGAACACAAGCAGCTATTGACCTCGTTCTGGTGTTCCGTCGCGCTGGGAACCGGTACCTATCGTGGCTTTCCCATGGCCGTGCATCGGCAGCATTCCATCAAGGCGATGCACTTCGAGCACTGGCTTACCTTGTGGCGAGTCACCTGCGCCGACGTACTGGAGGATGCCGCCGCCACCCGCATGATCGAATACGCCGAGCGCATAGGCCGCAGCCTGCGCTACGGCCTCGGCCTGTCCGGGCGCGAGGGAGCACGACCCTTCAGCGTCCCTATCGTTGGCGGCTGA
- a CDS encoding SDR family oxidoreductase, whose translation MNRFNDKTILVTGGNSGIGLATAQAYAAEGARVIVTGRDAAALESALATLGSDAIAIRNDAGSAVAAKELASTLSAQSIKLDAVFLNAGVAKFAPLADVDDALWDLTFNTNVKGPYFQIQALAPLLNPGASIVINGSINARIGMPSSSVYAASKAAVISLAKTLSAELLPVGVRVNVVSPGPVHTPIYGKLGLDQAALEATAAQIQAQVPLGRFGQPAEIASTVLHLSAPESAFIVGTEIIADGGMSQL comes from the coding sequence ATGAACCGTTTCAACGACAAAACCATCCTCGTCACCGGCGGCAACAGCGGCATCGGCCTTGCCACGGCCCAGGCCTACGCCGCCGAAGGCGCTCGGGTCATCGTCACCGGCCGCGATGCAGCCGCATTGGAATCGGCGCTGGCGACGCTCGGCAGCGATGCCATCGCCATCCGCAACGATGCCGGCTCAGCGGTCGCCGCCAAGGAACTTGCCAGCACACTGTCCGCCCAGAGCATCAAGCTCGACGCGGTCTTCCTCAACGCGGGCGTGGCGAAGTTTGCCCCGCTTGCCGACGTGGACGACGCGCTGTGGGATCTCACCTTCAATACCAACGTGAAGGGCCCGTACTTTCAGATCCAGGCCCTGGCTCCGCTGCTCAACCCGGGCGCCTCCATTGTCATCAACGGTTCGATCAATGCGCGCATCGGCATGCCCAGCTCGTCGGTCTACGCGGCGAGCAAGGCCGCGGTGATTTCGCTGGCCAAGACGCTGTCAGCCGAGTTGCTGCCGGTCGGCGTGCGCGTCAACGTGGTCAGCCCGGGTCCGGTGCATACGCCAATCTACGGCAAGTTGGGTCTCGATCAGGCCGCACTCGAAGCCACCGCCGCCCAGATCCAGGCACAAGTCCCGCTGGGCCGTTTCGGCCAGCCCGCCGAGATCGCTTCCACCGTGCTGCACCTGTCGGCGCCGGAGTCGGCCTTTATCGTCGGCACCGAAATCATCGCCGACGGCGGCATGAGCCAACTGTGA
- a CDS encoding amidohydrolase, giving the protein MVTHPTLIVHNARIHTGVSRRPEAQALAVNGRHFAAVGTNGQIKALAGPATVMIDAGRRRVIPGLIDSHLHVIRGGLNYNLELRWDGVPSLADAMRMLADQVARTPAPQWVRVVGGFTEQQFVERRLPSLEELNQVAPETPVFILHLYDRALLNAAALRACGYSKDTPDPPGGQIVRDHSGTPTGLLLATPNAALLYATLALGPKLPYEYQLNSTRHFLRELNRLGVTSVIDAGGGFQNYPDDYRVIEELHQHHQLTVRIAYNLFTQKPAEELQDFTHWTSHNQYGQGDEFYRLNGAGEMLALSAADFEDFRQPRPEMPPRMEADLEHVVRLLANRRWPWRMHATYDETISRALDVFEKIDREVSLQGLPWFFDHAETVSDRNLERIARLGGGIAIQHRMAYQGEYFVERYGAQAAARTPPFKRMLEMGIHVGAGTDATRVASYDPWNALYWLTTGKTLGGLSLYADSNRVDRASALALYTRANTWFSGEQELKGQIDIEQLADFALLSQDYFEVDDEAIRQIVSDLTVVDGHIVYAGGDFEQHDPAPPVAMPDWAPVNFGSRYWKLPQAYARVQHATQLASVGHAPHGPLSACGHLPIDVRQQPWGPSGCTCWAF; this is encoded by the coding sequence ATGGTCACGCACCCCACCCTCATCGTGCACAACGCCCGTATCCATACCGGCGTATCGAGGCGCCCGGAAGCGCAGGCGCTGGCGGTCAACGGCCGTCATTTCGCTGCCGTGGGTACCAATGGGCAGATCAAGGCGCTAGCCGGCCCAGCCACGGTGATGATCGATGCCGGCAGGCGGCGCGTCATACCCGGCTTGATCGACTCGCATCTGCACGTGATACGCGGCGGTCTCAACTACAACCTCGAGTTGCGCTGGGATGGCGTTCCTTCGCTCGCCGATGCGATGCGCATGCTCGCCGACCAGGTGGCACGCACGCCGGCCCCACAGTGGGTGCGCGTGGTGGGCGGTTTCACCGAGCAGCAGTTTGTCGAACGCCGACTGCCCAGCCTGGAGGAACTCAACCAGGTGGCACCCGAGACGCCCGTCTTCATCCTGCACCTGTACGACCGCGCGCTGCTGAATGCGGCCGCGCTGCGAGCCTGCGGCTACTCCAAAGACACACCCGACCCACCCGGTGGCCAGATCGTGCGCGACCACAGCGGTACGCCTACAGGCCTCTTGCTGGCCACACCGAACGCCGCCCTGCTTTACGCCACCCTCGCGCTGGGCCCCAAGCTGCCGTACGAATACCAGCTCAACTCCACGCGTCATTTCCTGCGCGAGCTGAATCGCCTGGGCGTTACCAGCGTGATCGATGCCGGCGGTGGCTTTCAAAACTATCCCGACGACTACCGGGTGATCGAGGAGCTTCACCAGCATCACCAGCTCACCGTGCGCATCGCCTATAACCTGTTCACGCAGAAGCCCGCGGAAGAACTGCAGGACTTCACGCATTGGACTAGCCACAACCAGTATGGCCAGGGCGACGAGTTCTACCGTCTCAATGGCGCGGGAGAAATGCTAGCGCTCTCGGCCGCCGACTTCGAAGACTTTCGCCAGCCGCGCCCCGAAATGCCGCCACGTATGGAGGCCGACCTCGAACACGTGGTGCGATTGCTCGCAAACCGCCGCTGGCCTTGGCGGATGCACGCCACCTACGACGAAACCATCAGCCGCGCGCTGGATGTGTTCGAGAAAATCGACCGGGAAGTCTCCCTGCAAGGTCTGCCGTGGTTCTTCGATCACGCCGAAACGGTGTCCGACCGCAACCTCGAACGCATCGCCCGGCTGGGCGGTGGGATCGCCATACAACATCGCATGGCGTATCAGGGCGAATACTTCGTCGAGCGCTACGGAGCCCAGGCGGCCGCGCGCACGCCACCATTCAAACGCATGCTGGAGATGGGCATCCATGTCGGTGCCGGTACCGATGCCACCCGCGTTGCCAGCTATGACCCATGGAACGCGCTCTACTGGCTGACCACCGGAAAGACCTTGGGTGGACTATCGCTGTATGCCGACAGCAACCGCGTTGATCGCGCCAGCGCACTCGCGCTGTACACACGGGCCAATACCTGGTTCTCCGGCGAGCAAGAGCTGAAGGGCCAGATCGACATCGAGCAGCTCGCCGACTTCGCGCTGTTATCGCAGGACTATTTCGAAGTCGACGACGAAGCGATCCGGCAAATCGTTTCCGATCTCACCGTCGTGGATGGCCACATCGTCTACGCCGGTGGCGATTTTGAGCAGCATGATCCGGCGCCACCCGTTGCAATGCCCGATTGGGCACCGGTGAACTTTGGCAGCCGCTACTGGAAATTGCCACAGGCCTATGCGCGCGTGCAACACGCTACGCAGCTGGCCTCCGTCGGGCACGCCCCGCATGGACCGCTATCGGCTTGCGGGCATCTGCCTATCGATGTGCGGCAGCAGCCATGGGGTCCATCCGGTTGCACGTGTTGGGCCTTTTGA